A single window of Paracoccus albus DNA harbors:
- a CDS encoding DUF1223 domain-containing protein, with translation MLRKTVLPILLSLTLGLGPHAATADDLDDADGAESGLVSGDGFGDAQTQDVDQPGSKGDYSDIMDDVDAVIDAMDDAMGGGGPPGSDALRRRSPTSANTQQSPQPEIPQGPRTPSPIVVELFTAQGCDACPPAEEMMGNLKGRRDVLVLSWHVDYWDYLGWSDSFARPEFSIRQKGYNLSRGARSLFTPQVIVAGETAIDNPNPAALMTAVKQEMAEGDHVAISRRSDGARSEIELSPLTNLPGDIAIQLIRYLPARSVEVGSGENAGKNLEMHNVVVSADELSRWDGRAPLRLTVTLGAGRSADLPEDTRHALIVQEMRGARPGEIFATVRLD, from the coding sequence ATGCTGCGAAAGACCGTTCTGCCTATCCTGCTTTCTCTGACGCTCGGCCTTGGTCCACACGCTGCAACGGCTGACGATTTAGACGATGCCGATGGTGCGGAAAGCGGCCTCGTATCCGGTGATGGATTTGGTGACGCGCAGACGCAGGACGTGGATCAGCCGGGGAGCAAAGGCGACTATTCCGACATCATGGATGACGTCGACGCCGTGATTGACGCAATGGATGACGCGATGGGCGGCGGCGGACCACCCGGTTCAGATGCGTTGCGGCGCAGATCGCCGACCTCTGCCAACACACAGCAGTCCCCGCAGCCCGAAATTCCGCAAGGTCCGCGTACGCCATCTCCCATCGTGGTAGAGCTGTTCACGGCGCAGGGCTGTGATGCCTGCCCCCCGGCAGAGGAAATGATGGGAAATCTGAAGGGGCGGCGGGATGTGCTCGTCCTCAGCTGGCATGTGGATTACTGGGATTACCTTGGCTGGAGCGACAGTTTCGCCCGCCCCGAATTCAGCATCCGGCAAAAGGGTTACAACCTGTCTCGCGGCGCACGCAGCCTGTTCACACCGCAGGTGATCGTCGCCGGGGAAACGGCGATCGACAACCCCAACCCGGCCGCGCTGATGACTGCGGTGAAGCAAGAAATGGCAGAGGGCGATCATGTTGCGATCTCGCGCCGCTCTGATGGGGCGCGCAGCGAGATAGAGCTTTCGCCGTTGACCAATCTGCCCGGTGACATTGCAATTCAGCTTATCCGCTATCTGCCGGCGCGCAGCGTCGAAGTGGGCAGCGGCGAGAATGCGGGCAAAAATCTTGAAATGCACAATGTCGTCGTCAGCGCGGATGAGCTGTCGCGATGGGACGGGCGAGCGCCGCTGCGCCTGACGGTCACCTTGGGCGCCGGACGTTCGGCCGACCTGCCAGAGGATACGCGCCACGCCCTGATTGTTCAGGAAATGCGCGGCGCAAGACCCGGTGAGATCTTCGCTACGGTCCGGCTGGACTGA
- a CDS encoding 23S rRNA (adenine(2030)-N(6))-methyltransferase RlmJ, producing the protein MLSYQHIYHAGNAADLHKHALLAWVMDYLTAKDKPLSYLETHAGRGLYDLSSDEARKTGEAAAGIGRAEAQNWLADGHPLMRAIGAIRARYGADAYAGSPLIARHFLRKGDSAHLAELHPAEHEALAEVAGHATLYKQDGFAMARSVTPPTPRRGLMLVDPSYEVKSDYAEIPAFIGDIARKWNVGTLILWYPLLSDGRERRMHKKLQGAFPDALTSEVQFPPAKPGHGMVGSGMFTVNPPWGMAEEAARIEGLFRG; encoded by the coding sequence ATGTTGTCCTATCAGCACATTTACCATGCCGGGAACGCCGCGGATTTGCATAAGCACGCGCTGTTGGCGTGGGTGATGGATTACTTGACGGCGAAGGATAAGCCGTTGAGTTATCTCGAAACCCATGCCGGACGAGGATTATACGATCTGTCATCGGATGAGGCGCGTAAAACCGGAGAGGCCGCGGCCGGGATCGGACGGGCAGAGGCGCAGAACTGGCTGGCGGATGGGCATCCGCTGATGCGGGCGATTGGGGCAATCAGGGCGCGCTATGGCGCTGATGCCTATGCCGGTTCGCCTTTGATTGCACGTCATTTCCTTCGCAAAGGCGACAGCGCGCATCTGGCAGAGCTGCACCCGGCCGAGCATGAGGCACTGGCAGAGGTCGCGGGCCATGCGACACTGTACAAACAGGACGGTTTCGCGATGGCCAGATCGGTGACGCCGCCGACCCCAAGGCGAGGACTGATGCTTGTCGATCCGAGCTATGAGGTGAAGTCGGACTATGCGGAAATTCCAGCATTTATTGGAGACATCGCCCGGAAATGGAATGTCGGCACGCTGATCCTGTGGTATCCCTTGCTGAGCGATGGGCGAGAGCGCCGGATGCATAAGAAATTACAAGGGGCCTTTCCCGATGCGCTGACATCAGAAGTGCAATTCCCGCCAGCGAAACCGGGCCATGGGATGGTCGGATCGGGGATGTTTACGGTCAATCCACCCTGGGGCATGGCCGAAGAAGCCGCGCGAATCGAAGGGCTGTTCCGAGGCTGA
- a CDS encoding SMI1/KNR4 family protein → MAKLFAFFAALLGASSASAQTSLAELLSELDMLLKSKHPELAASLRPPQSAEQIERMEARYQIVLPDEVRTLYLWHDGQDPTGFTTFANNMAFQPLSELLQTKAEFDSMIGYDFHLKNWWHQAWLPLFHNGGGDYLVVDPQGIHTGDANQLLAFYHDDKYRPIIAKDLTTFFKAVLDYYDKTSTEDMDEFHIIDDFLPNSNLSFDASGKAEPLQ, encoded by the coding sequence ATGGCTAAGTTATTTGCATTTTTCGCCGCACTTTTGGGCGCATCATCCGCATCGGCCCAAACTAGTTTGGCTGAGCTTTTATCCGAACTTGATATGCTGCTGAAAAGCAAGCACCCCGAACTCGCCGCCAGCCTGCGTCCTCCGCAATCCGCTGAACAGATCGAAAGAATGGAAGCGCGATATCAGATCGTCCTGCCTGATGAGGTCAGGACCCTATACCTTTGGCACGACGGACAAGACCCAACCGGTTTCACGACCTTCGCCAACAATATGGCCTTCCAGCCATTGTCGGAGTTGCTGCAAACGAAAGCCGAATTTGACAGTATGATCGGATATGATTTTCATCTGAAAAACTGGTGGCATCAAGCATGGTTGCCGCTGTTCCACAATGGTGGTGGCGATTACTTGGTGGTCGATCCGCAAGGTATCCATACAGGTGATGCGAACCAGCTTCTGGCCTTCTATCACGATGACAAGTATCGACCGATTATTGCAAAAGACTTAACGACCTTCTTCAAGGCGGTACTGGACTATTATGATAAGACCTCGACTGAGGATATGGATGAGTTCCACATCATAGATGATTTCCTACCCAATTCGAACCTTTCGTTCGATGCGTCGGGCAAGGCCGAGCCGCTGCAATAG
- a CDS encoding DUF1127 domain-containing protein has protein sequence MKTMAATNTLTHTAHNERAAGTGIMGLFARLQEARARRAVYRQTVSELSSLSARELDDLGIHRSMITRIASEAAWGK, from the coding sequence ATGAAAACAATGGCTGCAACGAACACTCTTACCCACACCGCCCACAACGAACGGGCCGCCGGAACTGGCATCATGGGCCTGTTTGCTCGTCTGCAGGAAGCCCGCGCCCGTCGCGCCGTTTATCGCCAGACCGTTTCCGAACTGTCCAGCCTGTCGGCACGCGAACTGGATGACCTGGGCATCCACCGCAGCATGATCACCCGGATCGCTAGCGAAGCGGCCTGGGGCAAGTAA
- the acnA gene encoding aconitate hydratase AcnA: MPIVTGTDTAKTRRTLEAAGQSVDYYSIPAATEAGLGDFSKLPAALKVVLENMLRFEDGGRTVSVDDIKAFAEWAEKGGNNPREIAYRPARVLMQDFTGVPAVVDLAAMRDGITALGGDAQKINPLNPVDLVIDHSVMIDEFGTPRAFQFNVEREYERNMERYTFLKWGQKAFNNFRVVPPGTGICHQVNLEYLAQTVWTDKDQDGREVAYPDTLVGTDSHTTMVNGLAVLGWGVGGIEAEAAMLGQPISMLIPEVVGFRISGALKEGVTATDLVLKVVQMLREHGVVSKFVEFYGDGLANMPLADRATIANMAPEYGATCGFFPIDEETLRYLEQTGRDKDRIALVEAYAKENGLWRDENYDPVYTSTLHLDLNDVVPAISGPKRPQDHTPLDVSAKAFWDLVMGERFKDESERAEIRWDAEGGAREPGYVPGGRHRGFSEGEVEGQDYKLHDGSIVIASITSCTNTSNPYVLIAAGLVARKARELGLDRKPWVKTSLAPGSQVVSEYLEAAGLQDDLDAIGFNLVGYGCTTCIGNSGPLEPAISKSINENDLIAVSVLSGNRNFEGRISPDVRANYLASPPLVVAYALAGDMNIDLTRDPIAKDKNGNDVYLKDIWPSSKEVADMVHSVVTREMFQEKYADVFKGDERWQGVETTDSEVYDWPATSTYIQNPPYFQGMSKQPGEIEDIKGARVLAVLGDMITTDHISPAGSFKESTPAGQYLTERQVPPREFNSYGSRRGNHEVMMRGTFANIRIKNEMLDGVEGGYTKGPKGEQQAIYDAAMQYEAQGTPLVIIGGEQYGAGSSRDWAAKGTNLLGVKAVIAESFERIHRSNLVGMGVIPFEFTEGDTRKSLNLTGQEEITIEGLGEVKPLQIVDARVKYADGTEKTIKLKARIDTEVEIDYLKNGGVLHYVLRNLAAA; encoded by the coding sequence ATGCCCATCGTTACCGGAACCGATACCGCCAAAACCCGACGCACGCTTGAAGCTGCAGGGCAAAGCGTTGACTACTATTCCATTCCTGCCGCTACCGAAGCTGGCCTCGGCGATTTTTCGAAATTGCCTGCCGCGCTGAAAGTGGTGCTGGAAAATATGCTTCGCTTTGAAGATGGCGGGCGCACCGTGTCCGTTGACGACATCAAGGCATTTGCCGAATGGGCGGAAAAGGGCGGCAACAACCCGCGCGAAATCGCCTATCGCCCGGCCCGGGTGCTTATGCAGGACTTCACCGGCGTTCCTGCGGTCGTTGACCTTGCTGCGATGCGCGACGGCATTACCGCGCTTGGCGGTGACGCACAAAAGATCAACCCGCTGAACCCGGTTGATCTGGTCATCGACCACTCGGTCATGATCGACGAATTCGGCACGCCCCGCGCCTTCCAGTTCAACGTGGAGCGCGAATATGAGCGTAACATGGAACGCTATACCTTCCTGAAATGGGGGCAGAAGGCGTTCAACAACTTCCGCGTCGTGCCGCCAGGAACCGGCATCTGCCATCAGGTCAACCTTGAATATCTGGCCCAGACCGTCTGGACCGACAAGGATCAGGACGGCCGCGAAGTCGCATACCCCGATACACTGGTGGGCACCGACAGCCACACCACAATGGTTAACGGCCTGGCCGTTCTGGGCTGGGGCGTCGGCGGGATCGAGGCAGAGGCCGCGATGCTGGGTCAGCCGATCTCGATGCTGATCCCCGAAGTCGTGGGTTTCCGCATCTCCGGCGCGCTGAAAGAGGGCGTGACGGCGACCGACCTCGTGCTGAAAGTTGTCCAGATGCTGCGCGAACATGGCGTGGTCAGCAAATTCGTCGAATTCTACGGCGACGGGTTGGCGAACATGCCGCTGGCCGACCGCGCAACCATCGCCAACATGGCCCCCGAATACGGCGCCACCTGCGGCTTCTTCCCGATTGATGAAGAAACCCTGCGCTATCTGGAACAGACCGGCCGCGACAAGGACCGCATCGCACTGGTCGAGGCTTATGCCAAGGAAAACGGCCTCTGGCGCGATGAGAACTACGATCCGGTCTATACCTCGACCCTGCATCTGGACCTGAACGATGTCGTCCCGGCCATTTCCGGCCCCAAGCGCCCGCAGGATCACACCCCGCTGGACGTTTCGGCCAAGGCCTTCTGGGATCTGGTCATGGGCGAACGCTTCAAGGACGAATCCGAACGCGCCGAGATCCGCTGGGATGCCGAAGGTGGCGCACGCGAACCGGGCTATGTTCCGGGCGGCCGCCATCGCGGCTTCTCCGAAGGCGAGGTCGAAGGGCAGGATTACAAACTGCATGACGGCTCTATCGTCATCGCGTCCATCACCTCCTGCACCAACACTTCGAACCCTTATGTCCTGATCGCCGCCGGCCTCGTGGCCCGCAAGGCGCGGGAACTCGGATTGGACCGCAAGCCGTGGGTGAAAACCTCACTGGCGCCGGGATCGCAGGTCGTGTCCGAATATCTGGAAGCCGCCGGCCTTCAGGACGATCTGGACGCCATCGGCTTCAACCTTGTCGGTTACGGCTGCACCACCTGCATCGGTAACTCCGGCCCGCTGGAGCCCGCGATTTCCAAGTCGATCAACGAAAACGACCTGATCGCGGTGTCTGTTCTGTCAGGCAACCGCAACTTCGAAGGCCGCATCAGCCCGGACGTCCGCGCCAACTATCTGGCCTCGCCGCCGCTGGTTGTGGCCTATGCGCTTGCCGGTGACATGAACATCGACCTGACCCGCGACCCCATCGCGAAGGACAAGAACGGCAATGACGTCTACCTGAAAGACATCTGGCCCTCCTCGAAAGAGGTGGCGGATATGGTCCACAGCGTCGTCACGCGAGAGATGTTCCAGGAAAAATACGCCGATGTCTTCAAGGGCGATGAACGCTGGCAGGGCGTCGAAACCACCGATAGCGAGGTCTATGACTGGCCCGCGACCTCGACCTATATCCAGAACCCGCCTTACTTCCAGGGCATGTCCAAACAGCCCGGCGAGATCGAAGATATCAAGGGTGCCCGCGTCCTTGCGGTCCTTGGCGACATGATCACCACCGACCACATCTCGCCCGCCGGTTCGTTCAAGGAATCGACCCCCGCCGGTCAATATCTGACAGAGCGTCAGGTCCCCCCGAGGGAGTTCAACTCCTACGGTTCGCGTCGCGGTAATCACGAGGTCATGATGCGCGGCACCTTCGCCAATATCCGCATCAAGAACGAGATGCTGGATGGCGTTGAAGGCGGCTATACCAAGGGGCCGAAGGGCGAACAGCAGGCGATATACGACGCCGCCATGCAGTATGAGGCGCAGGGAACCCCGCTCGTCATCATCGGCGGTGAACAATATGGCGCCGGTTCGTCGCGCGACTGGGCGGCCAAGGGCACCAACCTTCTGGGCGTCAAGGCCGTGATCGCCGAGAGTTTCGAGCGTATTCACCGTTCGAACCTCGTTGGCATGGGCGTGATCCCCTTCGAGTTCACCGAAGGCGACACCCGCAAATCGCTGAACCTGACCGGTCAGGAAGAAATCACCATCGAAGGCCTGGGCGAAGTGAAGCCGCTGCAAATCGTCGATGCCAGGGTGAAATATGCCGACGGCACCGAAAAGACGATCAAGCTGAAGGCCCGCATCGATACGGAGGTAGAGATCGACTATCTGAAGAATGGCGGTGTGCTACACTACGTTCTGCGGAACCTCGCAGCTGCGTAA